AGTTATAGGTCATAAGAACCTCTATCGACTCTCACCACCTAAATATCTTCCTTCATGTGAGTCTGATAATTAGTAATCTAATGATAATCCCAGTCATAATCacaattcaatatatatatatatcatataatcATATACCATAGTCTTTTCTTCTTGGGAATGACTACATTcacatcacacacacacacacacacacacacacacacacacacttatTCAACAACCCATATCATTGGCCTAATGAGTCACTTATGGAGGTGAGTTTACTTAGCAAATACTTGTCTCGCTCAATGAATAATTCTATTTGAGTTCTTTGGATTCTTACAAATCTATTTTCacccaacaagaaaattaacTCGCCTAACAACCAAATACTAGAGCAAAAATCCAACAATTTCACTCGTCGAGACCATCACTCGTCCAACGACCCAACCACACTATGCTCTTTGAGGTTGTATGAAATATTTTCGCCCAACGATAATAGCATTTACTCGACTACCTAAACCCACTAGAGTCATTTCCATTAGATTTGCCAAACAAGTGTATCATCTGAAACTATAAAACTTCAATTTGTTTGCTCTCGCTTAGTAACGAACCGACTAATACAACAAATGTATTGTCTATAGCTCTTTAGaatctcattttttatatttttgtcaaaCAAGTACACATAACACAAAAATGTTGGTAGacatataaaattgattttttggCTCCATTTGGTGTTTTTTAATCTCTCAAATGAGTTACACATGTTTGACTCAGTTCTAAAATATAACACTAAGAGCCAATTTAACCAATCTAATATATAGatacacacatacacatatataactttaatttgtttttcaaacaCTTAGACCAATCCAAATCAATATACCTTTCACCAAGAATTTCAACAACAACCACCACACTTTATAAACACTGAATAAATAATTCATGCAAAATTTGTAACATTCAAACACTTCAAAACATTCATTTTGCAATATAGTGTAAAATAAGTTTGAGCCCCTTACTTGAACTTTAGATTTTATCTCAATCAAGTCTTTTCGACTTTATTTTTGGTAggatattttatatgtattaaaaaCTTATATCAATGATATGAACACATCTTGATGATCACAAACCAACTAAAAATGActcaaaaatataacaaaaagatGAACTTACTATGTTGAACATTCTAATTGGTTAGGATGATTCTTACATTTCACCTaagatttttaagaaaatatttgagttttttCAAATGATTAACACATAAATTTCACTATAATACTTAAGTTTGTTTTTTAGAGGTTTAAGTTTTTCGTCGAAAACATGAGTAATAACATTAGAATTTTAAGTTTCTAcatatttctttcaaaaataatttaattagtgtttttttataaaaatatttgtattgtttAACGGTCAATATGAATCATTTGAGTCAAATTTACTAGAAATGTAAGGTGAccggagaaaagaaaaaaattgagtgCATTTTTACAAGTACAATTGactttttgttctttaattaCTATTGAAAATTTActtatgaaaattttgattggtttttCTAGTGTTTTGGAAAATCAGATTTTTACaaagttttataatttgagttttaaagataaaataatagataaaacaaCTCAACGTTTGAATTTGTGTTAGCTGTAAGCATCTTAGGGGATAAAAGATGGACGCACTTAATATTATTTGGGCTTTCTAACTTGGGGATCTGGATTGAGCTTGTGTGTTATGCAATCAAGGTTTTTTTCATGCAGCTACCTTTTTATCTTTCTGCACCTTCATAAAACATGCAATTCACAACTATTcctcattaaaattataataaaaaacttatgtATGTTTCAAAAGGTATTTTTGCTTATCTTGGAATCTTtagttcaaaatatataaaaatttattctgaATTAGAAGTTTCggaaagtattttcaaatttaaaaatatcttatggAATCCcaatcaaaaatataaaaatattttctagatTCATGATTtcgaaatttatttttcagatcTTATAATATATTCCAAAATACTTAATTcaaaagacataaaaaattattttaaattaggtgttttcaaagaaattttgaaatatgaaaatatctttcaaaacatttgatctaaaatataaaattattttttagattaaatatttcaaaagatacTTCTATACTTTCTAAAATGccaatttcaaaagatttaaatCCTACCTTTATATCTTCATCTTTTTAATTCATTTCTCACCACCATCACTTCCGAACATTTACCATTAGGCTGTCTTTAATACGTGTAGTGGCTAAGACCATTAATCTTCCGATTCTTCCTCTTCCTTAGTTGTCGGCATTTATCACCATCTTCAAACTCTCACCATAACTCTTTTCATCTCGTATAGGACTAAACTACTTTATACCATTTATCTCCATGTTATTTAGCTTCGAAGGTCTCTTATCATTCTTTAACAAGAGGAATGAGCAAACTGCATTATCAAAAGAGGTAACCATTGCAGCTCTAACAATCTATGGTGATAAATGAAATCTAGTGGAAGAGTAAATGATGCTCGTTGTAATCGGGATGACTATGATGTTATAACACAAAGCCCAAAATTAGTTTagacatatataataaaaagttttatttaaaagatcAATAACAATGATTATATACGAAgcctaaatataaatacaaacacATTACAACATATAAAtgtagttaaattaaaaatatatatgacaCATTACAtgatgtgtatatatatatattaattttaaattgtcaaCTAACATATTATccattaatacaaaatttattctaattaatatattttctatttgaaaaacaaaaagtaatgattatataagatttgtttcttatttttaaaattaaaatagaagtttatgtaaaaaaaatttaagttcagattttttaaaaaattattggatcTGTGGTTATTAACGCCGTATTGAAATCATGGTAAAATCATgttaaaaaccaaaaatatctttcaatatATGTTGCACACAAGACACACATGTGCAAGCTTCATAGATGATTATATCTCCAAGTTGTTGTTCATTAGAATAATGTTAGATACCTCAATTGTTATGTTTGTACTACCCCATCACCTATTGACATTCCAACTCACGGACGCAAAGTGGAGGAACACATGCACGAGACGAGGAGGTGCAAATGGGAATGGGAAAGTAGTATTAGGGTTTTGACTTTGACTGAAAGAGTAAAGTTGGGATTTTCTAATTTAGAAGGGGTGCAGTAAGAAAAGGTTTGTGATTATAGCTATTTCTTTGTGCACCTATAAGCCCAAAAGCTTTCTGgaccaaaataacataacatcTCTCTGGTTATGAGTAGGTGTTCAAAATCTCAATTGGTTATTTTCATACTCCAGAGAGTTTGGATTTCCTGTTAGAAATATGTACTTATATTTAATCTAGCATAGTGTCTTAAGTTTAATCATGGAATGAAAATagacaatatttataaaataataaattttaaaattataaaataatagaattacaTTGAGTAATAACGAGATGATATTATAAGATAATAACACTGTCATAAtaacttaattgaaaaaataatttattaactaaaaaactctataaatcataaaaatttattaagaatttaattGGAATTTATCAACAACTAAATCATTATTAATACTTTCAATTGTTTATCTTGAAATTTCTCTAAATCcatcttaacctaattttttttcaagttcATCCTTACAGAAAATGAGCAACATAAAAGACATATGCAGGATTGAGAAATTAGAGGATCAAtagacataataaaaatatggaaataattaaataattcaaaaaataatttaacagttttgaaaaaaattgtgaaggaatataaattaaacaatcagtttttttaaaattaaaaaaagtaataatgtGGTGTAATGTAAAAAGTAAGGGAGAGGATTACATGGAGCAGATACATACATTCCTATTCCTAGGTCTGAAATAAATAAGTGACTTTGAAGAGATTAGGTTGTGCTGTCTATTCTATTCTCTCACACTCTCTTTCGCACACTCTCATTCTCTCTCCTTTGCGGCTAGGGTTTTAGGCCTTCACCCTCGCATTTCCTTCAATCGTCTACTTCTCTTTAATCTCCCTTGCGTTTCAGTTTTGTTCAAAATGGAAACTCTGTTAGCTTAGTACCAAGAAAAGTGGTCGAGGCTTTGTGTTTGGGAACGTACGGTGTTGTTTTGGGATTCGGAAAAACAGATTCTAAGATATGGCAACCATGAACCCATTTGATTTGTTGGGTGACGACGCAGAGGACCCTTCTCAGCTCATCGCAGCGGAGCAACTCAAGGCAGCGACAGCGGCTGCGGCGGCCGCGGCGGCTCCCAAGAAGGCGCCTGTTCAGCAAAACAAGCCGGCTCAGCTGCCCACCAAGCCTCCTCCTCCTGCTCAAGCCGGTGAGATTTTCAACTAATCGAAGTATTCTTTTTGGATTTTCTGGTTTTTTTTTGGTTGGTGGACTGAAAGAGTGTTTATCGAGTTTGTTTGATGATTGTGTTGAGATATCTGTCTGTTTCTGGATTGTTTTTGTTGTCAATGGGTAAGTTGTTTGGTTCAATGGGTTTAATTGAGTAAgttgtgttgtgtgtttttGTTCTCCTTATATGTTAGTTTTTGTGAGCGATTTATTTACATTTGTCGTTGATCATGATCTTCTTGTTGTATGTGTTTGATACATTTATTCATTGTCAGGGTTTTGTTTTAGCCTGCTTGTCGTGTTTGGATTTGGGCAGGTGATCTAAAGTCACGATAAAATGCTAACTGATGTATTTTTGGTAAATGTTCATATGTCTGGTTTCATGTTGTGGAATTGATTTTGGTGCTAGTTTGACTTTGAGtttaaaaaactttaactaGCTTTTTGCACTAGATAAAAGCATTGAGTTTTACAATTTTAGTGTTAgattaaattcataaaaaccTATGTTGCACTACTTCCAAATCAACTtcatttataacaaatattgcAAACAGGTAGGTGTGTATGAAGTTGGTTGTGTATATATGTTGGAATGTATTACGTGGTTTTCTCTAAGTTTTCTTGCGATATTTGTACCAGATATATAATGCATTGTTAGTTGTGGTGAGGGTAATCtgatttgaatttttgttgAAATTACTTTGTAATAGGTCATTAACAAATTTCATTGCAATAGATTACATTTCTTATTTAGAACcgtttttattttgtaagttgTGTATGAAGGTGGATTGTGTATGTATCTTGGAAGGTATTATGTGTTTTTCTCTAAGTTTTGTCGTGATACATAATGCATTGTTTGTTGTGGTAAGGGTAAtctgattttgaatttttgttgaaATTGCTTTGAAATAACTCGAGCAAATTACATTACAATGTGTTACATTTCTCTGTTCCATTTCAAACTCTGATATTTACTTAGGAATTTGGGTTTGACATTGCGATAATGAATTGATTcgtttttaagttattttagtCAGTTGATTTTCTGTTGGAAGTTGTCCTGTAGTTCTACAAGTTTATTGACAATCCTTATTGTTCTTTTGTATTCACATTTTCTGCTCCTGTCTGTTGACAGTTAGGGAGTCCAGAAATGAGCCGGTTCGTGGAGGCCGTGGAGGTGGACGAGGTGGTGCTCGTGGGTTTGGACGTGGTCGTGGGTTTGGTCGGGACTCTTCCAATGATGAGAACTCATTTCCCGCCACTGGAGCTCCTTACAATTCGGGTTCTTTTGAGGAAGGAGATGCTGGAAAGTCTTCTGAAAGACGTGGTTATGGTGGACCCCGAGCTCCTTACCGTGGTGGTCGTCGTGGAGGTTTTAGCAACGGGGAAGTTGGTGAAGGTGAAGAAGGACGTCCTCGAAGAACATTTGATCGTCGCAGTGGGACGGGCCGAGGGTAATGCTATTTTGATAATAATTctgtttaattttatgttttgtaagTACTGATGTCCTTTGGTCTATTTGCAGAAATGAATTTAAACGTGATGGTGCTGGACGTGGTAACTGGGGAACACAAGATGATGAAATTACTCAGTCAGCATTCTTCTCAAAATTTTGTATTCTATTACTTGAATAGTAATATTATTTACATTGTCTCAAGGAAattctgtttttaattattgctgtttatattttttttcatgttatattAGGGCAACGGAGGAAGTTGTGAATGAAACTGGAAAGAATTTGGGAGATGAGAAGCCTGCTGCTGAAGAAGTAGCTGATGGAAACAAGGACAATGTTAATGATACTGAAGAGAAAGAGCCTGAAGATAAGGTGAATGCCAACCCTATTCCATGCTTTTAATTTCCATACCATAAATAGTTGCTGCCATTCCCTACTTGTCTGTAGTTTGATAATAGAAAAACTGATGGAAGTTTTGTTCCATCTTGTGGTGTCTGTTGATAGCAGTACACTAAATTGATtgaactatttattttatttgttagttGATTTATTATTCCTTGCTTTTTCCCTGAATGTTGGTCAGCTTTCTGCAAGTGTGTGTTAGTTTTCATGtgtatttgatttcattaattaataagtGCAGTACATGGCTCTAGTATATCTGTAATTGCTAACTATATGGGTATGTGATTTTGTGATGGCTTGATCCCCACATCCCATTTCTTTGGTCTCCTCAGGGTCCATAAGGACTAACTTATGATGATATCATCTAATTGAATGTCAACATTTTATGTTGTCATATAGCCTCATTGATAATAATGTATGGATTTGTCTGTATATATACTCTCTTGCTTTTCTCATTTTATGTTTCCACCTGCAGTTTTCTATGTTCACCTTCACTGGTGGTTAACTACCTACgatgtgttttttatttcaaatttattgatcTGTTGGTGTTGTGTTCATTCGCTAGGAGATGACTCTTGAGGAATACGAGAAAGTTCTGGAAGAGAGAAGGAAGGCCTTCCAAGCACTCAAGACTGAAGGGAGAAAGGTGGACACTAAAGAGTTTGAATCCATGCAACCCTTATCAAGCAAAAAGGACAATCATGACATATTCATTAAACTGGTGAATACATTTTTCACCACCGTCTTCGATCTATCTTCTGTTCATACGTTGGTAATACCTGCTAACATGTTTTGACACATTTGTCTTTTTCCTAGGGATCTGAAAAAGATAAGAGAAAGGAGGCTtttgagaaggaagaaaaatccAAGAAGGTTTGAGTTTATTTAATTTGCTTGTCTTAGCTGTGAATTTATTTTGCCTAGATtgtcattttcttaattaactCGTTATAATGAAAGATTACAAAGCAAGTATCACTATCAGACATTTCATGGTTTATTTGggaattataagaaaatttataactgatgttaaaattaattggttagtattttaaaagtaatttaattaatagaataccatttcaatacttattattttatctgaTTTGATTTCATGTTTAGTGGTGAAATTTGTGTATAACTAATAGCTAAGACAATTAAGGCAATCTGGTCAAATATGTGGCTAACTAGTTTTCAAGATTGTgaacttaatttataatatatgggTAACTGATTGCTTCTATTTTCAGTAgtctaacttttctttttatcaaatttggctGGCTTAGGCTTCTAATTGCATTGTGAAATTATGGTCACTTGTCATTTTTGTGGGAGGGAAGAGGATCCAACTAAGTAATTctattctttattataataaacaGCAGAATAAGCCTTTTTTGTGGGTGTTGTACATGTTCCATTCTATGCTTTACTATTAATGACCTGCCTTAGGAATATATCGGGTATGAGAGACTATGATTATGTAAGCTGAAATGTTCTGTATTGTTAATTGGTTAACAAAGATTTTTCTCACCAGCGATATTAATTTTGTGATGACtgtgattattttaaaatttggaattagttatttattaattgaCTTTCCTTTTTACATTAAGAAGgataatttttacttttcaacTGTAAATAACTTGTACATAAAGGAGTTCTCACTATCATCGtgtatggtaattttttttacctctGCTATAACTATATTGAAAGACATGGTAATAGTGATTTCAAAATCGTTGTCTGTAAATTTTTTGCGTACTCAGTTCCCGATTTTATTATCTGAACTAGGTGCcatgtttttcttatttctgCATGGTCAAATAGTCTTGCTTGGTTTTTATATATCcacaacattttctttttcccgttttataaacattttaggCGGGCTGTTCGGGAAAGtcaatgtatttttcttttccagtGTGTAGTGAATAGTCTTTTGCTTTTCTGACTAAATCTCGTTTCATTTATCATATTCTTAGTCTGTTAGCATCACGGAATTCCTGAAGCCTGCTGAAGGGGAAACTTATTACAGCCCTGGTGGACGTGGTAGGGGCCGTGGCCGTGGCACGCGTGGTGGTTTCCGTGGAGGTGTTACCAACAGTGCACCTGCCCCATCCATCGAAGATCCTGGGCATTTCCCAACCTTGGGTGGCAAGTGAGGTTTCCCAGAACCCTTTTGACATATCCTtgtcatattttcatttttgggtTCTCATTTGAACTTATGCAGGAAAAGAACTTGGGTTATTGGATTTTTCCTGGTTCAGAAGGgtcatttaattttatgtctTAACATGTAAATTTAGGTTGTTCTTCATACGGTCCTGTATCCCTTGTAGCCTGTTTCCCCATATGCTTTGCTTTCTCTGCGTTTGACATGTTGGGGTATATGGTGGGGGAAGGTGGTAAGAGACATAAGTGTTGTTgagtttccttttcttttcataGATAGACAACTCAGTTTTGCTTCAGATTTTGGTTTCTCATCTTTCTATCCCAGTCAAACAATAATAAGTTAGAACATAAGTTGAAGGCGTccttggtttttttttttctaccagGGCTCGTTCTCTGCCTGGTGCCAGTGCTTACCGCTACCTAAATTACATAATGAGTTAGAACATAATTGGACTATTCTATTCGGTGATCTTTGGGTGGAATGTTACATTTTGTAATCTGTGTGATGCTTTCTTAAATACGTATTAAACAAACAATCCAACCAAACTTTTTAAGAACTCACACCATTGTATTTTATACCACTAATTTGAATcggtaatatattattaaaatttctcTTCAAATTATGGATTTGTCTAATGTAAAACACACCTATTATCGTTTTTGTACTTAATAACAATTCCCTTGTGTTGATTCaaaaattttggaagaatattatttttacccGTCTATGTGCAAAAACTAATGAAGTTTCGAAGTCAAGTCAAGTGGtgatttaaaagaatatttttttcacttatttgttgagttgtttttaaatattctgtGCATTTATGTAGGAGGTCTTTGGTGTGCTGTACTTGTTGAAAAGTAGCATAATAGTTGTGTAAATTTTGGTAGTTTATTGTGGTCTTGTGAAAGGGTTTAAATCATATGGTAAAAAAGAAGTAgctttgtaacttttttttgttgtttctaCAATCgtatgtgattttttaataagacaaaacttgatttaattagattaaaactAACAGGTGTAAAAGCGTATagtataaatgatatatatatatatatatatatataaattgtatgtATTTTCAATTAgacattataattatttggcTATTATTATGGTATCCAGCATAAATAGATTTTGCTTGTGGTAAAAAATGGAAGTGACAGACATTTGCGAATAAATTGTTTCATCTATAATTACCAAAATGCTATAAATTGTTTTaagttctgtttttttttaattatcgtttatttattttttatcatcctATTTcgattttgaaatcattttcatatattaataaatacatCACAAGTCACATGTGCAACTATCATTATTATtagaactttttaaaataaatataaaggtttttatttattttttaacttatcatCATCTTTAATCTTatctttgtaaaaaaaaatacttaactatttatttcagctttttttcttatcaaacaCTTTTGTTTGAACtcgttaaaaaaattatttcagaaAATATACCACCTTTAGTAGGAAATAGTGCACAATTTATATACTTAGAAGTAATCACAtcataatttcttattcttttaataCTGATGTATtactttcaaaattatattataatgtaataaaatatggATATAAATGCAAGAATGCAAGAGTATGTTTCATTTAATATGGCAAATATGATTAAGTATTtgagaaagaaaattttaatctaCAATAAGAACATTTTAAGTATATATGACaaagaagataaaatttatttattttgcttagttttgttgtttcattgtaaatccatttaaaattttatttaatattttttttgtaaatcaaTTTGTGCAAGTAACCTAAACAACTTTcacttgaataaaaaaaaacaatttcatgaTTCATACTTAAGCGAAGGAAAAAACTAAGTTTATAATTAGATCATACTTTTATGCAAGTAACCTAATCAGCTATcacttaaataaaaagaaacaattcCATGACTCAAGCGGAGAAAAAAAGCTAATAGTCTATTATTGGATCATACTTTTGTGCAAGTAACCTAAACAGCTTTCACTTGAATAAAAGGAAAGAATTTCATGATTCAGAGCAATGCAGAGgaagaaaaactaatttgaaatgtaaatgaTATGCACCTATATTAATTAAGTAGAAAGAAAGCCCTCAAGTGGATTTACTTTTTTGAGGAATTATAGCGAGATAAGAACATGTAATTACAATA
This region of Vigna unguiculata cultivar IT97K-499-35 chromosome 5, ASM411807v1, whole genome shotgun sequence genomic DNA includes:
- the LOC114185100 gene encoding RGG repeats nuclear RNA binding protein A-like, with product MATMNPFDLLGDDAEDPSQLIAAEQLKAATAAAAAAAAPKKAPVQQNKPAQLPTKPPPPAQAVRESRNEPVRGGRGGGRGGARGFGRGRGFGRDSSNDENSFPATGAPYNSGSFEEGDAGKSSERRGYGGPRAPYRGGRRGGFSNGEVGEGEEGRPRRTFDRRSGTGRGNEFKRDGAGRGNWGTQDDEITQATEEVVNETGKNLGDEKPAAEEVADGNKDNVNDTEEKEPEDKEMTLEEYEKVLEERRKAFQALKTEGRKVDTKEFESMQPLSSKKDNHDIFIKLGSEKDKRKEAFEKEEKSKKSVSITEFLKPAEGETYYSPGGRGRGRGRGTRGGFRGGVTNSAPAPSIEDPGHFPTLGGK